The Apium graveolens cultivar Ventura chromosome 6, ASM990537v1, whole genome shotgun sequence genome contains a region encoding:
- the LOC141666729 gene encoding putative GABA transporter 2, with amino-acid sequence MRCYAAYRDLLILFYSISLGLFSTALYLYINGVHLYIYIKIIFVSTMESYEDYNIRTSPHPLLMARVMAVNPENGILPAVDSSYKEDAGAAFVLESKGEWYHAGYHLTTAIVGPTVLALPFAFRGMGWVLGFFSLFVMGAVTFYAYYLMSLVLDFCEKSGRRHIRFRELASDVLGSGWMFYFVVSIQTAINIAVSVGCILLAGSCLQIIYRLITPTGSMKLYQFIAMVTIVMILLSQLPTFHSLRHINLGSLILCLGFSFLTTAACIYAGTSENAPPRDYSLAKSSSSKLFNAFTSISIIAAIFGNGILPEIQATLAPPATGKMVKGLVLCYLVIIVTFCSVSISGYLVFGNKSSPNILNSFLPIQGPALAPKWLVGLTVGLVLLQLFAITLVYSQVTYEIMEKKSADVKQGLFSKRNLIPRIILRSVYVILCGFFAAMLPFFADISAVVGAVGFIPLDFILPMLLYNMTFKPSRSSFMYRFNNIIMIVFTCVGLLGAFSSIRQLVLDAKTFKFFSE; translated from the exons ATGCGCTGCTACGCCGCCTATCGCGACTTATTAATACTATTCTACTCAATCAGCCTTGGTTTATTTAGTACCGCTTTGTATCTGTATATAAATGGTGTACATCTGTacatttatataaaaattatatttgtaTCAACTATGGAGAGTTATGAAGACTATAATATACGCACAAGTCCTCATCCATTGTTGATGGCTAGAGTGATGGCAGTGAACCCAGAAAACGGTATTCTGCCTGCAGTTGACAGTAGTTACAAAGAAGATGCTGGTGCAGCTTTTGTTCTTGAATCTAAAG GTGAATGGTATCATGCTGGATATCATTTGACAACTGCAATAGTGGGACCAACAGTACTGGCGTTGCCATTTGCATTCAGAGGGATGGGTTGGGTACTAGGCTTCTTCTCTTTGTTTGTCATGGGGGCTGTTACCTTCTATGCTTACTATCTCATGTCACTTGTGCTTGATTTTTGTGAGAAATCGGGTCGTCGCCACATCCGATTTCGTGAACTTGCTTCTGATGTGTTAG GGTCTGGATGGATGTTTTATTTTGTTGTATCAATACAAACCGCAATCAATATTGCAGTATCGGTTGGATGTATATTGCTTGCAGGCAGTTGCCTTCAG ATCATTTACAGGCTGATTACTCCAACTGGATCCATGAAACTGTATCAATTCATAGCAATGGTGACAATAgtaatgattcttctctctcAGCTGCCAACCTTCCACTCTCTCAGGCATATCAATCTAGGTTCACTTATTCTCTGCTTGGGTTTCTCTTTCCTTACAACAGCGGCTTGTATATATGCAG GTACCTCAGAAAATGCACCTCCGAGGGATTATTCTTTAGCAAAGTCATCGTCATCAAAGCTTTTTAATGCATTCACTTCCATTTCTATTATAGCTGCCATATTTGGAAACGGGATACTGCCTGAGATACAA GCGACACTGGCACCACCAGCCACTGGGAAGATGGTGAAGGGCCTAGTATTGTGTTACTTGGTAATTATTGTTACTTTCTGCTCTGTTTCAATTTCGGGGTACTTGGTGTTCGGAAACAAATCCAGTCCAAACATTCTAAACAGTTTCCTGCCAATTCAAGGACCGGCACTGGCTCCGAAATGGCTTGTAGGACTTACAGTTGGCCTTGTTCTTCTCCAACTCTTTGCCATTACCTTG GTTTACTCTCAAGTAACATACGAGATTATGGAAAAGAAATCAGCTGATGTAAAACAAGGATTGTTCTCCAAAAGAAACTTAATTCCGAGAATTATTCTTCGATCTGTCTATGTGATTTTATGTGGCTTTTTTGCTGCAATGCTGCCATTTTTCGCAGACATTAGCGCTGTAGTCGGAGCAGTTGGCTTCATCCCTCTAGATTTCATCCTTCCGATGCTTTTATACAACATGACGTTCAAGCCTTCACGATCTTCCTTCATGTATCGTTTTAACAACATAATTATGATAGTCTTTACATGCGTTGGACTTTTGGGTGCATTTTCTTCTATACGACAACTGGTTCTTGACGCTAAGACGTTCAAGTTCTTTTCGGAATAG
- the LOC141665331 gene encoding uncharacterized protein LOC141665331, translated as MSYDTSWITKRIIPGGYGFTEEFNKGVKDFLAFAIKNSKEPNDPELLIRCHTCNNQLFQLISDVEFHLYAVGFLETYTIWHYHEKECGSRNEEMNDREDVFDEYEMLRDAFRGEDFGYVNIVHEEPNEQASKFLYNVSNVGEPIYPGNIKYTQLKFVTRLLHWKNHNKCSDKAFDELLLLLGDVFPEGHKLPFKYYGVQKMVKKLNLGYEKIHACENDCMLFYSDDKDLENCKYCELSRYKDSINGGSDTIPRKILRYFKITPRLQHGEEWKEFDKNYPDFAADIRNVRLGLATDGFPPYSNATSTVGVQTYDAFTKTNFMMRAALLWIISDFPGLGMVSGWSTHGKMACHVCMGEVKAKQLPHSRKSSFYGLHMGFLDKRRRSRRKGRIIHNMCAGITFPLPGKPHSKETADGFGDSHNWTHITSFFDLPYWDSLRLRHCINVMHTEKNVFDNIFHTILCSAKMKDTTKSREDLKAMGIMQELWMNGRHRPRARYELTRDQLKLLCKWVHRLKLPDGCSSNLKRCCKIAQLKFQGMKSHDCHVFMQKLLSSAFRELLLDDIHKVLCDLSNFFKDLFSTTLLASNIRQLEKNIDGIICTLETKFFPALFDPMEHLPVHLPEECRLGGPVPSRWMYNIERLQRRMKQKVGNKARVEGSIAEKYVHEELTHLCSMYFESGVETANNLLGRNVVDDRSRDPHKLEAFTYPVELLGAYTGYHLDVDSLHIAAHYVLTNMREVALYITMFEEEVRSHHTLILSDTEMDTMLKVQNNYEKFQYLLQGPASFVLSYKRCKVNGYSFNLGKSSSGVLVKGSCYGDSGSNYYGTLQKIIKLTYGGGNQVILFRCHWYDHVRGVKKHKNGVLLIDLNSKLKGNDVYILASQATQVYYAPSVKNPDSNIHTIIACRPQLLSERTWDVDVEPLQEEVSNIIALDFSSSSLFVDFSHYEMEEDQEEEQEQPKQVESEEEEENARQGEEEEEEEDGYDSIDVESEDE; from the exons ATGTCTTATGATACTAGTTGGATCACTAAACGAATTATTCCCGGTGGTTATGGTTTTACGGAAGAATTTAATAAAGGGGTTAAAGATTTCTTGGCATTTGCAATAAAAAATAGCAAGGAACCGAATGATCCGGAACTTTTGATTAGATGTCATACATGTAACAATCAACTCTTTCAACTCATTTCCGATGTCGAGTTTCACTTATATGCGGTCGGTTTTCTTGAGACTTACACCATATGGCATTATCATGAAAAAGAATGTGGCTCACGAAATGAAGAAATGAATGATCGCGAAGATGTCTTTGATGAATATGAGATGTTGAGGGATGCCTTTAGAGGGGAAGATTTTGGATATGTTAATATTGTCCACGAGGAGCCGAACGAGCAAGCATCTAAATTCTTATACAATGTGAGTAATGTCGGAGAACCAATATATCCGGGCAACATCAAGTACACACAATTGAAATTTGTCACTAGATTACTACATTGGAAGAATCATAATAAATGTAGTGATAAGGCCTTTGATGAGTTACTCCTCTTACTTGGAGATGTGTTTCCGGAAGGGCATAAACTTCCTTTTAAATATTATGGTGTCCAGAAGATGGTCAAGAAGCTGAACTTGGGATACGAAAAAATACATGCATgtgagaatgattgtatgttgtTCTACAGTGATGATAAAGATTTGGAAAACTGTAAGTACTGTGAGTTAAGCCGATACAAAGATTCAATTAATGGTGGGAGTGATACCATTCCGAGGAAGATCTTAAGATATTTTAAGATCACTCCTCGTCTACAGC ATGGAGAAGAATGGAAAGAATTTGACAAGAACTATCCGGATTTTGCAGCGGATATTCGTAATGTAAGGCTTGGTCTTGCAACTGATGGATTTCCCCCGTACAGTAATGCTACTTCTACT GTTGGTGTGCAAACATATGATGCTTTTACGAAGACCAATTTCATGATGCGGGCTGCCTTGTTATGGATTATCAGTGACTTTCCCGGGTTGGGTATGGTTAGCGGATGGTCAACCCACGGAAAGATGGCTTGTCATGTATGTATGGGTGAAGTTAAAGCCAAGCAACTACCACACAGCAGGAAGTCCAGCTTTTATGGGTTACATATGGGGTTTCTAGACAAACGCCGAAGAAGTCGACGAAAAGGTCGAATTATCCATAACATGTGTGCTGGAATCACATTTCCACTACCAGGGAAACCACATAGCAAAGAAACGGCAGATGGCTTTGGGGATTCACACAATTGGACACATATTACTAGCTTCTTTGATCTACCATATTGGGATTCATTGCGTCTACGTCATTGTATCAATGTTATGCACACAGAGAAAAATGTGTTTGACAATATATTTCATACTATTTTATGTAGTGCCAAAATGAAGGATACCACAAAATCAAGAGAAGATTTGAAGGCAATGGGCATCATGCAAGAGTTATGGATGAATGGTAGACACAGGCCTAGAGCTAGATACGAACTCACCCGAGATCAGCTGAAATTGTTATGTAAATGGGTACATCGATTGAAACTCCCAGATGGTTGCTCATCAAACTTGAAGAGATGTTGTAAGATAGCTCAGTTAAAATTTCAAGGCATGAAGTCACATGATTGTCACGTATTTATGCAAAAGTTATTATCTTCTGCATTTCGTGAACTTCTTCTAGATGACATACATAAAGTACTTTGTGATCTTTCAAATTTTTTCAAGGACTTGTTCTCAACTACACTACTCGCATCAAATATTAGGCAGTTGGAAAAAAACATAGATGGGATCATTTGTACTTTGGAGACTAAATTCTTTCCAGCTTTGTTTGATCCAATGGAGCATCTTCCCGTTCATCTACCCGAAGAGTGCAGACTCGGCGGCCCTGTCCCATCACGATGGATGTATAATATTGAAAGACTACAACGCAGAATGAAACAAAAAGTAGGGAACAAAGCACGAGTTGAAGGTTCCATTGCAGAAAAATATGTACATGAAGAGTTGACACATTTATGTTCCATGTACTTTGAGTCAGGAGTTGAGACAGCGAATAACTTGCTAGGTCGTAATGTGGTTGATGATCGCTCACGGGATCCACATAAACTCGAGGCGTTTACATATCCGGTAGAGCTCCTCGGAGCATATACAGGTTACCATTTAGATGTGGATTCCCTACATATTGCAGCACATTATGTTCTTACTAACATGCGTGAAGTGGCATTATATATCAC TATGTTCGAAGAAGAGGTTCGCAGTCATCATACATTGATATTGAGTGATACTGAGATGGATACAATGCTAAAG GTACAAAACAACTACGAAAAATTTCAATACCTATTGCAAGGCCCAGCTTCATTTGTGCTTTCTTACAAAAGATGCAAGGTCAACGGATACTCATTCAACCTAGGAAAATCAAGCTCCGGGGTACTTGTGAAGGGTAGTTGTTATGGTGATAGTGGAAGCAATTACTACGGGACTTTGCAAAAGATTATCAAACTAACATATGGTGGCGGAAATCAAGTGATTTTATTTAGATGTCATTGGTATGATCATGTTAGGGGTGTAAAGAAACACAAAAATGGAGTGCTCTTAATTGATCTTAATTCAAAACTAAAAGGAAATGATGTTTACATTCTAGCAAGTCAAGCCACGCAAGTGTACTATGCTCCTAGTGTCAAGAATCCCGATAGTAATATTCACACAATCATCGCATGTAGACCTCAATTGTTAAGTGAAAGAACATGGGATGTTGATGTGGAACCCCTTCAAGAAGAAGTCTCAAATATCATTGCGTTAGATTTTTCCTCGAGCTCGTTATTTGTTGACTTTTCGCACTATGaaatggaagaagatcaagaagaagAACAAGAGCAACCAAAACAAGTGGAAAGTGAAGAAGAGGAAGAAAATGCAAGGCaaggtgaagaagaagaagaagaagaagatggttATGATAGTATTGACGTTGAAAGTGAAGATGAGTAA